The following nucleotide sequence is from Verrucomicrobiota bacterium.
TAATGACGTCTCAATAGCCCAGGCGAAAGGAGAGCTTCATCAGAAACTTCGGCCACTATAGTCTTGGAGATAATTTTCGTGTTTAGCACAGCTTCCAGTTCTTGAATGGATATGCCTCCATGCCTCAAAAGGACAGGGGCCTTCGGGTCTACCAAGGAAATGATGGTTGATTCCAGGCCTCCTTCGCAATCGCCTCCATCAAGAATCCATTCCACTGAATCACCCATGTTTTGTTCTACATGCTCTGCTTTGGTTGGGCTGACATAACCAAACGGGTTGGCGCTTGGTGCGGCTAAAGGAAAGGGACATCGCTTGGCCAATTCTCTGAACACCGGATGAGAAGGCATTCGGACAGCCACCGTAGAAGTGCCGGCTGTCACCTCGTTGGGGATGATGGGGCACTTTGGAAGAATAAGTGTCAATGGACCTGGCCAAAAGGACTTGATTAACTGTTCGGACGCTTCTGAGGTTTCGGCGATTTCAGCCAAATTTTCCAATCCGCCTATGTGAACTATCAGGGGATTCTTGGATGGCCTTTGTTTGGCTTTGTAAACTTTTGCGACAGCGGCGGGATCGAGGGCATTACAGGCCAAGCCATAAACGGTCTCAGTGGGGATAGCTACAATGTCGCCTTGGGCTAGTATGCTAGCCAGCTGGTCGAGATTTGAAGGAGTAGGCTGAAGAACTTGGGCCATTGTGGACCCTTAAAGCGGAAGAGCCACACTTACAACATCAGAAGCATGTTGCGTGAGCGCTTGATTGCTTTCGTTACATGGCGTTGTTGCCGGGTAGAAAGCTTGGTCATCCGTTTAGGAAGGATCTTTCCCGTCTCTGTAACGTAACGAGCCAAAATGTCTGCATCCGTGAAATCCAGGTCCAGTGGATTCCATGAGCGCTTGTTTTCTTCTGTGATTTCTTCTGCCATAGGAGGTGCGTAGGAAAGCCGATAAATTTTCCAAAGCAAGCTAAAAAATGCGGTTCGTTGATTAGATATCTCAATGGTAAACTGGTTTTGCCTCCCCGTTGTGTCAGGCTCACTGATTCCACCAGTAATTTGGTGCCAGAACTCATTTTCCGGCAGTGCCCCGGATTTCGAGTGCTGGACCGTATAGCACTAGACTCAAACGATGGAATTTATTTGCGCTTTCGAATATCGAGCAGGTTGGTGGTCGAAGCAGACATGGGTGGTCCGAAACGGCGGACGCGAGTCGGTGTTTCACACACGTAAAAAATCTCCGGATCAATGGTCTGCACCAGGTTAAGAGCCTTGGTCAGCAAACGTCGCTCACAAACGACGTGCAATTCATTGACGGGGCCGCTTGCTCCCTCTCCCGTATAGCTGGTTACCCGAAAACCGTTTTCACGCAGTGTCGAGCCGATTAGTTGACCGTGCTTTCCGGTGAAGATGCGCAGGATACTATGGCCCAACGCTAGCTTACGTTCGAGCACAATACCCACTACATTCCCGGTGGAAAATCCCAGGGCATAGAAGATAAGCAGCCACGGACGTTCCATCACGGTATTCACTACGGTGGCTATAACCACCAGCCAGATGGAAACTTCGAACAAACCCAGCACAAATGCCAGCACCATGCGTCCCTGGATGGTGGAGATCGTGCGGATTGTACCGATCGATACATCCAACACTCGCGAAAAAAACACTACCACCGCCAGTACTCCGACGGGTAATTGATTCAAATCCAATTCCATTGGGCGCGAAAATGCGGATGTCCCGGATTGGAATCAAGCTCCTTGTGGATTTCTTGTTAAGATCCAGGCTGCTCGCCGTAGACCTCGGGCGTAAGCGGATGAACTCCTTTGGTTCGGTAGCCGGTCTACCTTCTGCGGCTTCTCAAAAACTTTCCAATCTCGGCTCCGGTTGCGATGCCGTCGTTGTCCTCGTCTGCCTGCGTAAAGAATTCCCACTCCTTGGCTTCTTCGGCGGTGAGCTGTTCGTCACCATTGGTATCCATCGCGCGCAGTCGAGCCAGGTTCTCGTTGGCCTGGTCCGGCGCGGCTGCTACCGGATCGGGTCGGCCTGTTTCATTGTCGAATTCCGTGCCGGGCTTACTAAAGAATCTATCGAGGAAATCCTTTTCGCCGTAGCCTTGGGCTTCCGCCAACTGAACGATGAGCAAATCTTCTGAAGGTATCATATACAATTTCTGTTTCCCTTTTCCAGCGGCCATCACCAGGTCGCCGGGCATATCATCCCATCGGCTCAGCCAGAATGTTAATCCATAATTGGGATTCGCTTCGCTGCTCTCGAAGCATTGCTTCAATCCCTTCCGGGAAACCAGCCTTTCTCCGTTCCACTCACCTCCCGCCAGAACGAATAATCCGAATTTCGCCCATTCCCGAGCGGTTATAAACGCTCCGGCCGGAAACTGAATGGCACCGTCTTCATCTTTGCGCCAGTATTCAACCTTCAATTCGATGGGGTCCATCAAGCGCC
It contains:
- the rpsR gene encoding 30S ribosomal protein S18 is translated as MAEEITEENKRSWNPLDLDFTDADILARYVTETGKILPKRMTKLSTRQQRHVTKAIKRSRNMLLML
- a CDS encoding DUF5698 domain-containing protein, which codes for MELDLNQLPVGVLAVVVFFSRVLDVSIGTIRTISTIQGRMVLAFVLGLFEVSIWLVVIATVVNTVMERPWLLIFYALGFSTGNVVGIVLERKLALGHSILRIFTGKHGQLIGSTLRENGFRVTSYTGEGASGPVNELHVVCERRLLTKALNLVQTIDPEIFYVCETPTRVRRFGPPMSASTTNLLDIRKRK
- a CDS encoding L-threonylcarbamoyladenylate synthase, with translation MAQVLQPTPSNLDQLASILAQGDIVAIPTETVYGLACNALDPAAVAKVYKAKQRPSKNPLIVHIGGLENLAEIAETSEASEQLIKSFWPGPLTLILPKCPIIPNEVTAGTSTVAVRMPSHPVFRELAKRCPFPLAAPSANPFGYVSPTKAEHVEQNMGDSVEWILDGGDCEGGLESTIISLVDPKAPVLLRHGGISIQELEAVLNTKIISKTIVAEVSDEALLSPGLLRRHYSPHTEIRLFEGCAPKVGENEAIVFLNAGDCSGEDEFSLSKKGDLTEIAHNLYDILQRLDKKGFARIHFQIPATIGIGQAIRDRLCRAAAQD
- a CDS encoding serine hydrolase, giving the protein MKRILFLLALMTGALSAAAGGAADSESRASHFNIQAAADYLESRNGHALLVYHKGDRVFEAYFNGHTADKAHRLASGTKSFSGVLAVMAMEDGLLDLDEAVSKTITEWKDDPQKSRITIRQLISLSGGIDGGDNGNTPSGKEAIAMASSTTEPGASFSYGPIPFQVWGDLLRRKLEPKGETVEEYMQRRLMDPIELKVEYWRKDEDGAIQFPAGAFITAREWAKFGLFVLAGGEWNGERLVSRKGLKQCFESSEANPNYGLTFWLSRWDDMPGDLVMAAGKGKQKLYMIPSEDLLIVQLAEAQGYGEKDFLDRFFSKPGTEFDNETGRPDPVAAAPDQANENLARLRAMDTNGDEQLTAEEAKEWEFFTQADEDNDGIATGAEIGKFLRSRRR